In the Magnolia sinica isolate HGM2019 chromosome 15, MsV1, whole genome shotgun sequence genome, one interval contains:
- the LOC131227519 gene encoding uncharacterized protein LOC131227519 isoform X4 — protein MISKILEYRWLLSPTESLSHSLKLQKGIGLTCTSKKMRDIWSGFGMLGQGKKEMVAIKVICGIKKYREAAMIEIDVLQQLVKHDKNGT, from the exons GTGGTTGTTAAGCCCAACCGAGTCATTGTCACACAGTCTAAAGCTTCAAAAGGGAATTGGCTTGACTTGCACTTCAAAGAAGATGAG AGACATTTGGTCAGGTTTTGGAATGCTGGGACAAGGAAAAAAGGAGATGGTAGCCATCAAAGTCATCTGTGGTATTAAGAAGTACCGGGAGGCTGCGATGATTGAAATTGATGTGCTTCAACAGCTTGTAAAACATGATAAGAATGGCACTTG A
- the LOC131227519 gene encoding uncharacterized protein LOC131227519 isoform X3: protein MISKILEYRWLLSPTESLSHSLKLQKGIGLTCTSKKMRDIWSGFGMLGQGKKEMVAIKVICGIKKYREAAMIEIDVLQQLVKHDKNGTWVQSWPLEYPNQL, encoded by the exons GTGGTTGTTAAGCCCAACCGAGTCATTGTCACACAGTCTAAAGCTTCAAAAGGGAATTGGCTTGACTTGCACTTCAAAGAAGATGAG AGACATTTGGTCAGGTTTTGGAATGCTGGGACAAGGAAAAAAGGAGATGGTAGCCATCAAAGTCATCTGTGGTATTAAGAAGTACCGGGAGGCTGCGATGATTGAAATTGATGTGCTTCAACAGCTTGTAAAACATGATAAGAATGGCACTTG GGTGCAATCATGGCCATTGGAGTATCCCAACCAACTGTAG